The Columba livia isolate bColLiv1 breed racing homer chromosome 13, bColLiv1.pat.W.v2, whole genome shotgun sequence genome has a segment encoding these proteins:
- the FANCA gene encoding Fanconi anemia group A protein isoform X9 has protein sequence MAGPGGRTWRDLLGRARKRKSAFGSGAELREAALRVLDRHQNLNDLLLEVEDAAKPGGQESVKNQEVSSESFTVSVLQEQALRLGVPAAILAAKNAVTNIERICQDSASPSEAPLLNLDQRKRLSGLLQTMKDLLANNVFCRSVFCQEMWKMKAPPVLEAVWHLHRGDIIGLGELLESPSVPAAVEWLCGGLSGLCEQAEGTHGDEEVAGHVLSDFAIVFLQNGFQQTSELGRKLEFKKVPNICHAVLQRMLTWVLDAVAKEKQEDVSTSQAVRFWLNVFNVSLYKSVVHPDSLQQFFRHTLTEVLTYNPLLKVSDAIHMQKEWSFTRTCSLLTTLYRKLFVAFSAKESILQLQQVLETHEVNWQHILSCVSTLVVCQAEAEQLFRDLLSRLLIKAFENYDMENMITAFLIARQAALEGPAVFMPYSEWFKASFGNTGGHQGSSKKALVFLFEFLSELVPFEAALYLKVHIMYPPFVPTKHRSILLEYITLAKTRLADLKVAIEDMGLYEDLSSTDETVQPQGQALRDVEKALQIFENTRKIPTSVIEASIFRRPYYTSWFLPALLRPRVLPRTPDARMAFIDSLKRADKIPSNLYSTYMQACRAMKEKMLQDESKAETSPCKEPVEQLEAELAELRMLTVDEAKYEDVPAQIAVISDRLASVLGHSGDENEAATLNSPIQVDISSPRLERGHQGVVDLLLTSFCQNLIAASYFNPPDRQGPCLSLLVKMMCGHRNLLPALLGRLCQLIYHQGPSLDDAHILGLAAFVIHLSESRALIPEVEASFGISQPVPGKVLSVSEYWNSLLVCRTEESFAFCLRFCTAAASYLMCKFSSCSHEDLCALFPPDLVKKLQYLVPRLSLEARGIPCEEPKTDPIWSSLSQSSLNYRRASLCLWKQARFQELLKEEAFQLSFREWLLLELEVYPEKDILSASERQDFHHWAIYQRYLPAPSASGGCDGDLEKACGVIINTVLDSSQRLDLGGCGTSKMSIRPDVLCRLQEMVLELGCRPKSLSGCLDLRRHFLFEILQERLKDRKHGSALSEQLWRRQELLLHRRILVGLPASALIVTRGKGKKTMLDCEDFFHFVNSELKNVCSRGYALSYDITAHFFRGLLNASVGCEEPAEGVNNVLAVCQTKCPVLLFSAALWWPRLEPVLCSQWRRLFQAPLADGLEQLRAGQSTAARFLSSGAVFQPSSPPWMSAAFLHCVVQQQLPCGRGRDVLKRLGTDAEQLLISLLFFSLMDLISAKIAPKEGVDFQPSLEWSLEILQCLEERGTSWPLLFPSAENDPGKYHVLHNAASDRHIQLLPLAFYSLTPAFRPELLTQEPTFLLVALDLYVQLLRLFVEGKDLPQSDQVGEVPDLTECGDPVELIATARRFLLGAIPRCPAQSFGNIRSLVSVCEELDPELGATLLHFSRPEAAMELEEELLLF, from the exons ATGGCGGGCCCGGGTGGCAGGACGTGGCGGGATCTGTTGG GGAGAGCCAGGAAACGAAAAAGCGCCTTTGGGAGTGGAGCAGAGCTCCGGGAAGCGGCTCTGCGTGTGCTGGATCGCCATCAGAACCTGAACGACCTCCTCCTGGAG GTGGAAGATGCAGCCAAACCAGGTGGACAGGAGAGTGTAAAGAACCAGGAAGTATCCTCAGAATCATTTACAG tctCTGTTCTGCAGGAACAGGCCTTGAGATTGGGTGTGCCCGCAGCAATCTTGGCAGCCAAAAATGCTGTTACCAACATCGAGCGGATCTGTCAGGATTCTGCCAGCCCCTCGGAAGCCCCATTACTGAACTTGGACCAGAGA AAGAGGTTGTCTGGCTTGCTTCAGACCATGAAGGATTTGCTGGCGAACAACGTGTTCTGTCGCTCAGTCTTCTGTCAAGAGATGTGGAAAATGAAG GCCCCTCCGGTGCTGGAAGCTGTGTGGCACTTGCACAGAGGAGACATCATTgggctgggagagctgctggagag CCCGTCCGTCCCTGCTGCGGTGGAGTGGCTGTGCGGTGGCCTCAGTGGCCTCTGTGAGCAGGCGGAGGGGACCCACGGAGACGAGGAGGTGGCGGGACACGTCCTCTCAG ACTTTGCGATTGTGTTTCTTCAGAACGGCTTTCAGCAAACTTCAGAGCTGGGAAGGAAGTTGGAATTCAAGAAGGTCCCCAAT ATCTGTCATGCTGTCCTACAAAGAATGTTGACAT GGGTGCTTGATGCTGTTGCTAAAGAGAAGCAGGAAGATGTTTCCACGTCACAAGCTGTGAGATTCTG GCTGAACGTGTTCAATGTGTCACTTTATAAAAGCGTGGTTCATCCAGATTCCTTGCAGCAGTTTTTTAGACACACCCTGACCGAAGTTCTTACCTACAACCCGTTGTTGAAAG TGTCTGATGCTATCCATATGCAGAAGGAGTGGAGCTTTACAAGAACTTGTTCACTACTCACTACCTTGTATCGCAAA CTGTTCGTGGCGTTCAGCGCGAAGGAGTCGATCTTGCAGCTGCAACAAGTCCTGGAGACCCACGAGGTGAACTGGCAGCACATTCTGTCCTGTGTGTCCACACTGGTTGTGTGCCAGGCCGAGGCTGAGCAGCTCTTCAGAG ATCTATTGAGCCGCCTCCTGATAAAGGCCTTTGAGAATTATGATATGGAAAACATGATCACCGCATTCCTGATAGCTCGTCAGGCTGCTCTCGAGGGCCCTGCTGTGTTCATGCCTTACTCTGAATGGTTTAAG GCATCCTTTGGGAACACTGGTGGTCACCAGGGGAGCAGTAAGAAAGCGCTGGTCTTCCTCTTCGAGTTCTTGTCAGAGCTGGTGCCCTTTGAGGCCGCGCTGTACCTGAAG GTCCATATAATGTACCCCCCTTTTGTGCCAACAAAACATCGGTCTATTCTCTTGGAGTACATCACTCTGGCTAAAACCAGGCTCGCCGACCTCAAG GTCGCTATAGAGGACATGGGGCTCTATGAAGACTTGTCTTCCACAGATGAAACAGTGCAG CCCCAGGGCCAGGCACTTCGGGATGTTGAAAAGGCCCTTCAGATATTTGAAAACACCAGGAAGATCCCAACATCTGTGATAGAAGCCAG tATTTTCAGGCGACCATATTATACTTCCTGGTTTCTTCCTGCTTTGCTCAGGCCACGTGTG CTCCCTAGAACCCCAGATGCACGCATGGCTTTTATAGATTCTTTAAAGAG aGCTGATAAAATACCCTCAAACTTGTACTCCACGTACATGCAAGCCTGTCGTGCCATGAAGGAGAAAATGTTACAAG ATGAATCGAAAGCAGAGACCAGCCCCTGCAAAGAGCCTGTTGAGCAGCTGGAGGCTGAGCTGGCTGAACTAAGGATGCTGACTGTGGACGAGGCTAAATATGAAG ATGTGCCAGCACAGATTGCAGTGATTTCTGACAGACTCGCGAGCGTCTTGGGTCACAGCGGTGATGAAAATGAAGCTGCTACTTTGAATTCTCCCATCCAAGTTGACATTTCCTCCCCCAGGCTGGAACGCGGCCATCAGGGT GTTGTTGATCTTCTGCTGACATCATTCTGCCAAAACCTAATAGCTGCTTCCTATTTTAACCCCCCAGACAG gcagggaccATGTCTCTCCTTGTTGGTGAAGATGATGTGTGGACACAGGAATCTCTTACCTGCCCTTCTGGGCAGGCTCTGCCAGCTTATTTATCACCAG GGTCCTTCCCTGGATGACGCTCACATTTTAGGACTAGCAGCTTTTGTGATCCACTTAAGTGAATCCAGAGCTTTAATTCCTGAAGTGGAAGCCAGTTTTGGGATTTCCCAGCCCGTTCCTGGAAAGGTCCTTTCCGTTTCCGAGTACTGGAACTCCTTGCTAGTGTGCAGGACGGAAGAGTCGTTTGCCTTCTGCCTGAG GTTTTGCACTGCAGCAGCATCTTATCTCATGTGCAagttttcatcctgttctcatGAAGATTTGTGTGCCTTGTTTCCTCCTGACCTTgttaaaaag CTGCAATACCTCGTGCCACGGCTGAGCTTGGAAGCTCGGGGAATCCCGTGCGAGGAGCCTAAAACGGACCCCATCTGGAGTTCCCTGTCACAGTCCTCGCTGAACTACAGGAGAGCCAGCCTGTGTTTATGGAAGCAAGCACGCTTTCAGGAGCTCTTGAAGGAAGAAGCATTCCAG TTGTCTTTCAGAGAGTGgttgctgctggagctggaggtgtACCCTGAAAAGGATATTCTGTCTGCTTCGGAAAG ACAGGATTTCCATCACTGGGCCATCTATCAACGGTATCTTCCAGCACCTTCTGCTTCTGGTGGCTGTGATGGAGACCTGGAGAAGGCCTGTGGTGTTATTATCAACACTGTCCTGGATTCCTCACAAAG GTTGGACCTGGGTGGCTGTGGCACATCGAAGATGTCGATCAGGCCTGATGTTCTCTGCAGGCTGCAG GAGATGGTGCTGGAGCTGGGGTGTAGGCCGAAGTCACTTTCTGGCTGCTTGGATCTCCGGAGACACTTCTTGTTTGAGATTCTccaggaaaggctgaaagacagaaaacacgGCTCAGCTTTGAGCGAGCAGTTGTGGAGgcggcaggagctgctgctgcacaggag GATTCTGGTGGGGCTCCCTGCGTCCGCCCTGATCGTGACTcgtggaaaaggaaagaaaacaatgctGGACTGTGAagacttttttcattttgtaaacTCGGAGCTG AAGAACGTCTGTTCCAGGGGGTATGCACTCTCCTACGACATCACCGCCCACTTCTTCAGG GGCCTGCTGAATGCCAGTGTGGGCTGTGAGGAACCAGCAGAAGGGGTCAACAATGTTCTCGCAGTGTGTCAAACCAAGTGTCCTGTTTTGCTCTTCTCAGCAGCG CTTTGGTGGCCCAGGCTGGAGCCGGTGCTTTGCTCGCAGTGGAGGAGGCTCTTCCAGGCTCCGCTTGCAGACGGActggagcagctgagggcaGGGCAGTCCACGGCTGCCCG CTTCCTTTCCTCAGGAGCGGTTTTCCAACCGTCCAGCCCTCCCTGGATGTCGGCCGCCTTCCTCCACTGCGTGGTTCAGCAGCAGTTGCCGTGTGGACGAGGAAGAGACGTGCTGAAGAGGCTGGGGACTGATGCAgagcag CTGcttatttctctgctgttcttctCGCTCATGGATCTCATCTCAGCAAAAATAGCACCAAAG GAGGGAGTGGATTTTCAGCCGTCTCTGGAATGGTCGCTGGAGATCTTGCAGTGCCTGGAGGAGAGGGGCACGTCCTGGCCGCTGCTCTTCCCTTCGGCAGAGAATG ACCCTGGAAAATACCATGTCTTGCACAACGCAGCCTCAGACCGTCAcatccagctcctgcctctcGCCTTCTACAG CCTCACCCCTGCCTTCCGCCCCGAGCTGCTCACCCAAGAGCCGACCTTCCTCCTTGTGGCGCTCGATCTGTATGTCCAGCTGCTCCGGCTCTTTGTGGAAGGGAAGGACTTGCCGCAGTCTGATCAAGTCGGGGAGGTCCCAGACCTCACAGAGTGT GGGGATCCGGTGGAGCTCATCGCCACAGCCCGGCGGTTCCTGCTTGGTGCCATCCCGCGATGCCCTGCCCAAAGCTTTGGGAACATCCGATCG CTCGTGTCTGTGTGTGAAGAACTTGACCCCGAGCTGGGAGCCACTCTCCTGCACTTCTCGAGGCCCGAGGCAGCTatggagctggaggaagagctgctgctcttctga
- the FANCA gene encoding Fanconi anemia group A protein isoform X3 — protein MAGPGGRTWRDLLAGRARKRKSAFGSGAELREAALRVLDRHQNLNDLLLEVEDAAKPGGQESVKNQEVSSESFTVSVLQEQALRLGVPAAILAAKNAVTNIERICQDSASPSEAPLLNLDQRKRLSGLLQTMKDLLANNVFCRSVFCQEMWKMKAPPVLEAVWHLHRGDIIGLGELLESPSVPAAVEWLCGGLSGLCEQAEGTHGDEEVAGHVLSDFAIVFLQNGFQQTSELGRKLEFKKVPNICHAVLQRMLTWVLDAVAKEKQEDVSTSQAVRFWLNVFNVSLYKSVVHPDSLQQFFRHTLTEVLTYNPLLKVSDAIHMQKEWSFTRTCSLLTTLYRKLFVAFSAKESILQLQQVLETHEVNWQHILSCVSTLVVCQAEAEQLFRDLLSRLLIKAFENYDMENMITAFLIARQAALEGPAVFMPYSEWFKASFGNTGGHQGSSKKALVFLFEFLSELVPFEAALYLKVHIMYPPFVPTKHRSILLEYITLAKTRLADLKVAIEDMGLYEDLSSTDETVQPQGQALRDVEKALQIFENTRKIPTSVIEASIFRRPYYTSWFLPALLRPRVLPRTPDARMAFIDSLKRADKIPSNLYSTYMQACRAMKEKMLQDESKAETSPCKEPVEQLEAELAELRMLTVDEAKYEDVPAQIAVISDRLASVLGHSGDENEAATLNSPIQVDISSPRLERGHQGVVDLLLTSFCQNLIAASYFNPPDRQGPCLSLLVKMMCGHRNLLPALLGRLCQLIYHQGPSLDDAHILGLAAFVIHLSESRALIPEVEASFGISQPVPGKVLSVSEYWNSLLVCRTEESFAFCLRFCTAAASYLMCKFSSCSHEDLCALFPPDLVKKLQYLVPRLSLEARGIPCEEPKTDPIWSSLSQSSLNYRRASLCLWKQARFQELLKEEAFQLSFREWLLLELEVYPEKDILSASERQDFHHWAIYQRYLPAPSASGGCDGDLEKACGVIINTVLDSSQRLDLGGCGTSKMSIRPDVLCRLQEMVLELGCRPKSLSGCLDLRRHFLFEILQERLKDRKHGSALSEQLWRRQELLLHRRILVGLPASALIVTRGKGKKTMLDCEDFFHFVNSELKNVCSRGYALSYDITAHFFRGLLNASVGCEEPAEGVNNVLAVCQTKCPVLLFSAALWWPRLEPVLCSQWRRLFQAPLADGLEQLRAGQSTAARFLSSGAVFQPSSPPWMSAAFLHCVVQQQLPCGRGRDVLKRLGTDAEQLLISLLFFSLMDLISAKIAPKEGVDFQPSLEWSLEILQCLEERGTSWPLLFPSAENDPGKYHVLHNAASDRHIQLLPLAFYSTSSCCAGLLSSCAEPLIRHGVSPPASPLPSAPSCSPKSRPSSLWRSICMSSCSGSLWKGRTCRSLIKSGRSQTSQSVGIRWSSSPQPGGSCLVPSRDALPKALGTSDRSCLCVKNLTPSWEPLSCTSRGPRQLWSWRKSCCSSEGCAGLSRTPQLCRKGQTRCHLSTSTVSFKLTL, from the exons ATGGCGGGCCCGGGTGGCAGGACGTGGCGGGATCTGTTGG CAGGGAGAGCCAGGAAACGAAAAAGCGCCTTTGGGAGTGGAGCAGAGCTCCGGGAAGCGGCTCTGCGTGTGCTGGATCGCCATCAGAACCTGAACGACCTCCTCCTGGAG GTGGAAGATGCAGCCAAACCAGGTGGACAGGAGAGTGTAAAGAACCAGGAAGTATCCTCAGAATCATTTACAG tctCTGTTCTGCAGGAACAGGCCTTGAGATTGGGTGTGCCCGCAGCAATCTTGGCAGCCAAAAATGCTGTTACCAACATCGAGCGGATCTGTCAGGATTCTGCCAGCCCCTCGGAAGCCCCATTACTGAACTTGGACCAGAGA AAGAGGTTGTCTGGCTTGCTTCAGACCATGAAGGATTTGCTGGCGAACAACGTGTTCTGTCGCTCAGTCTTCTGTCAAGAGATGTGGAAAATGAAG GCCCCTCCGGTGCTGGAAGCTGTGTGGCACTTGCACAGAGGAGACATCATTgggctgggagagctgctggagag CCCGTCCGTCCCTGCTGCGGTGGAGTGGCTGTGCGGTGGCCTCAGTGGCCTCTGTGAGCAGGCGGAGGGGACCCACGGAGACGAGGAGGTGGCGGGACACGTCCTCTCAG ACTTTGCGATTGTGTTTCTTCAGAACGGCTTTCAGCAAACTTCAGAGCTGGGAAGGAAGTTGGAATTCAAGAAGGTCCCCAAT ATCTGTCATGCTGTCCTACAAAGAATGTTGACAT GGGTGCTTGATGCTGTTGCTAAAGAGAAGCAGGAAGATGTTTCCACGTCACAAGCTGTGAGATTCTG GCTGAACGTGTTCAATGTGTCACTTTATAAAAGCGTGGTTCATCCAGATTCCTTGCAGCAGTTTTTTAGACACACCCTGACCGAAGTTCTTACCTACAACCCGTTGTTGAAAG TGTCTGATGCTATCCATATGCAGAAGGAGTGGAGCTTTACAAGAACTTGTTCACTACTCACTACCTTGTATCGCAAA CTGTTCGTGGCGTTCAGCGCGAAGGAGTCGATCTTGCAGCTGCAACAAGTCCTGGAGACCCACGAGGTGAACTGGCAGCACATTCTGTCCTGTGTGTCCACACTGGTTGTGTGCCAGGCCGAGGCTGAGCAGCTCTTCAGAG ATCTATTGAGCCGCCTCCTGATAAAGGCCTTTGAGAATTATGATATGGAAAACATGATCACCGCATTCCTGATAGCTCGTCAGGCTGCTCTCGAGGGCCCTGCTGTGTTCATGCCTTACTCTGAATGGTTTAAG GCATCCTTTGGGAACACTGGTGGTCACCAGGGGAGCAGTAAGAAAGCGCTGGTCTTCCTCTTCGAGTTCTTGTCAGAGCTGGTGCCCTTTGAGGCCGCGCTGTACCTGAAG GTCCATATAATGTACCCCCCTTTTGTGCCAACAAAACATCGGTCTATTCTCTTGGAGTACATCACTCTGGCTAAAACCAGGCTCGCCGACCTCAAG GTCGCTATAGAGGACATGGGGCTCTATGAAGACTTGTCTTCCACAGATGAAACAGTGCAG CCCCAGGGCCAGGCACTTCGGGATGTTGAAAAGGCCCTTCAGATATTTGAAAACACCAGGAAGATCCCAACATCTGTGATAGAAGCCAG tATTTTCAGGCGACCATATTATACTTCCTGGTTTCTTCCTGCTTTGCTCAGGCCACGTGTG CTCCCTAGAACCCCAGATGCACGCATGGCTTTTATAGATTCTTTAAAGAG aGCTGATAAAATACCCTCAAACTTGTACTCCACGTACATGCAAGCCTGTCGTGCCATGAAGGAGAAAATGTTACAAG ATGAATCGAAAGCAGAGACCAGCCCCTGCAAAGAGCCTGTTGAGCAGCTGGAGGCTGAGCTGGCTGAACTAAGGATGCTGACTGTGGACGAGGCTAAATATGAAG ATGTGCCAGCACAGATTGCAGTGATTTCTGACAGACTCGCGAGCGTCTTGGGTCACAGCGGTGATGAAAATGAAGCTGCTACTTTGAATTCTCCCATCCAAGTTGACATTTCCTCCCCCAGGCTGGAACGCGGCCATCAGGGT GTTGTTGATCTTCTGCTGACATCATTCTGCCAAAACCTAATAGCTGCTTCCTATTTTAACCCCCCAGACAG gcagggaccATGTCTCTCCTTGTTGGTGAAGATGATGTGTGGACACAGGAATCTCTTACCTGCCCTTCTGGGCAGGCTCTGCCAGCTTATTTATCACCAG GGTCCTTCCCTGGATGACGCTCACATTTTAGGACTAGCAGCTTTTGTGATCCACTTAAGTGAATCCAGAGCTTTAATTCCTGAAGTGGAAGCCAGTTTTGGGATTTCCCAGCCCGTTCCTGGAAAGGTCCTTTCCGTTTCCGAGTACTGGAACTCCTTGCTAGTGTGCAGGACGGAAGAGTCGTTTGCCTTCTGCCTGAG GTTTTGCACTGCAGCAGCATCTTATCTCATGTGCAagttttcatcctgttctcatGAAGATTTGTGTGCCTTGTTTCCTCCTGACCTTgttaaaaag CTGCAATACCTCGTGCCACGGCTGAGCTTGGAAGCTCGGGGAATCCCGTGCGAGGAGCCTAAAACGGACCCCATCTGGAGTTCCCTGTCACAGTCCTCGCTGAACTACAGGAGAGCCAGCCTGTGTTTATGGAAGCAAGCACGCTTTCAGGAGCTCTTGAAGGAAGAAGCATTCCAG TTGTCTTTCAGAGAGTGgttgctgctggagctggaggtgtACCCTGAAAAGGATATTCTGTCTGCTTCGGAAAG ACAGGATTTCCATCACTGGGCCATCTATCAACGGTATCTTCCAGCACCTTCTGCTTCTGGTGGCTGTGATGGAGACCTGGAGAAGGCCTGTGGTGTTATTATCAACACTGTCCTGGATTCCTCACAAAG GTTGGACCTGGGTGGCTGTGGCACATCGAAGATGTCGATCAGGCCTGATGTTCTCTGCAGGCTGCAG GAGATGGTGCTGGAGCTGGGGTGTAGGCCGAAGTCACTTTCTGGCTGCTTGGATCTCCGGAGACACTTCTTGTTTGAGATTCTccaggaaaggctgaaagacagaaaacacgGCTCAGCTTTGAGCGAGCAGTTGTGGAGgcggcaggagctgctgctgcacaggag GATTCTGGTGGGGCTCCCTGCGTCCGCCCTGATCGTGACTcgtggaaaaggaaagaaaacaatgctGGACTGTGAagacttttttcattttgtaaacTCGGAGCTG AAGAACGTCTGTTCCAGGGGGTATGCACTCTCCTACGACATCACCGCCCACTTCTTCAGG GGCCTGCTGAATGCCAGTGTGGGCTGTGAGGAACCAGCAGAAGGGGTCAACAATGTTCTCGCAGTGTGTCAAACCAAGTGTCCTGTTTTGCTCTTCTCAGCAGCG CTTTGGTGGCCCAGGCTGGAGCCGGTGCTTTGCTCGCAGTGGAGGAGGCTCTTCCAGGCTCCGCTTGCAGACGGActggagcagctgagggcaGGGCAGTCCACGGCTGCCCG CTTCCTTTCCTCAGGAGCGGTTTTCCAACCGTCCAGCCCTCCCTGGATGTCGGCCGCCTTCCTCCACTGCGTGGTTCAGCAGCAGTTGCCGTGTGGACGAGGAAGAGACGTGCTGAAGAGGCTGGGGACTGATGCAgagcag CTGcttatttctctgctgttcttctCGCTCATGGATCTCATCTCAGCAAAAATAGCACCAAAG GAGGGAGTGGATTTTCAGCCGTCTCTGGAATGGTCGCTGGAGATCTTGCAGTGCCTGGAGGAGAGGGGCACGTCCTGGCCGCTGCTCTTCCCTTCGGCAGAGAATG ACCCTGGAAAATACCATGTCTTGCACAACGCAGCCTCAGACCGTCAcatccagctcctgcctctcGCCTTCTACAG CAcgagcagctgctgtgctggactcCTGTCTTCCTGTGCGGAGCCGCTGATCAGACATGGTGTGTCACCTCCAGCCTCACCCCTGCCTTCCGCCCCGAGCTGCTCACCCAAGAGCCGACCTTCCTCCTTGTGGCGCTCGATCTGTATGTCCAGCTGCTCCGGCTCTTTGTGGAAGGGAAGGACTTGCCGCAGTCTGATCAAGTCGGGGAGGTCCCAGACCTCACAGAGTGT GGGGATCCGGTGGAGCTCATCGCCACAGCCCGGCGGTTCCTGCTTGGTGCCATCCCGCGATGCCCTGCCCAAAGCTTTGGGAACATCCGATCG CTCGTGTCTGTGTGTGAAGAACTTGACCCCGAGCTGGGAGCCACTCTCCTGCACTTCTCGAGGCCCGAGGCAGCTatggagctggaggaagagctgctgctcttctgagGGATGCGCAGGGCTGAGCAGGACGCCCCAACTCTGCAGGAAGGGACAGACAAGGTGCCACCTTTCTACCAGCACTGTTTCTTTCAAATTAActttgtaa